A genomic region of Nitrospirota bacterium contains the following coding sequences:
- the lptC gene encoding LPS export ABC transporter periplasmic protein LptC: MRRLKLLPLILGSGVILGVAFLLYSVVQQIVAGGDATQERPRSGRPVHVFRMDGINYTAQDGENIRLRLKADRIEVAKRKFGMVYLNPLKETVLENLDVEVHQREGEPPVVVSDDMVVQILPAETVEQFGVVTRIRIDGLTVKVIRDGRPVSTVTARQATIDPKTRITELTGGVEVATADGRSIQSQASTWDQSAGLFSISGPYLLRKPGGMVQGSQPLRAMAMPF; this comes from the coding sequence ATGCGGCGTCTGAAGCTTCTTCCCCTGATTCTTGGAAGCGGGGTCATCCTGGGGGTCGCGTTCCTGCTGTATAGCGTCGTGCAGCAGATCGTGGCTGGGGGCGACGCAACGCAGGAACGACCGAGGTCCGGTCGGCCGGTGCACGTGTTTCGGATGGACGGCATTAACTACACCGCCCAGGACGGTGAGAACATCCGGCTACGTCTCAAGGCCGATCGGATCGAAGTGGCGAAGCGGAAGTTCGGCATGGTCTATCTCAATCCGCTGAAAGAGACCGTGCTCGAAAATCTCGATGTGGAGGTCCACCAACGCGAGGGCGAGCCGCCCGTGGTGGTGTCGGACGACATGGTTGTTCAGATTCTTCCGGCCGAGACCGTTGAGCAGTTCGGCGTCGTCACCCGCATTCGGATCGACGGGCTCACGGTGAAGGTGATCCGGGACGGACGCCCGGTTTCAACCGTTACCGCCCGTCAGGCCACGATCGATCCCAAGACGCGCATCACCGAGCTCACCGGCGGCGTTGAGGTGGCAACGGCCGATGGGCGGTCGATTCAGAGCCAAGCGAGCACGTGGGATCAATCCGCGGGCCTGTTTTCGATCAGCGGTCCGTATCTCCTGAGGAAGCCCGGGGGGATGGTGCAAGGCAGCCAGCCCCTGCGAGCTATGGCGATGCCGTTTTGA